GTCTTAGGACCCCGCCTTTCTTATGGCGTCCTTCCAATCTTGTGCTCATGCTGGACACGTAATCATATAGATCGACCAATTACTGTCGTATGTAGATCACCTTTATATAGTTAGTGCCGACGTGCAGCCGCTCCACCCCCTTGTGATTCAGCCCCACTAATTATCAGCTTGTTCACAACAACTAATCAAGCAGgaattgaaaatttaaaaaaaacacctctGAATATTTCATAGATGCATGGCATCTTCGATTTATGGTTAAAACAGTGTAGTAGATGGTTACATTCCTCGAAACATGTGATCAGGCAGACTCTTGTTTATCATAACAGCGTTTCTGGGCGCTCCGCGATGTAAGTAGCGACTCCCTTGTTCGCTTTGACGTCTTCCACCACCTTGGTCAGCTTGGGATATTTCTCCAGGGCGTCTGGGCGTTTCTTGAGAATATCGTCTATGCCATTAAAGAAGGCCAGGTCAGCGTAGGTCAACTATAAGTAATAAATGGACAAATGAGTCTATAACAATATCAATATTCCTCGAAACAAGGATCTGTTGAATTGGTTGCATGGGATATTAAAGCCAACGGTAGACATTGACCACAGTATAGTCCTCGCTACCAACGATAATTATCGATTTtgtagaaaacaaaataaatcaccCTATGGCCTACCGCCGATACCATTTGTAGAAAGTCTATGTGAGGCTTCCCATATTTCAGAGTGTTACTTAACTTAAACAGAAGACACTATTTCAAGGTAATGTCCTCCCACTTTTAAATATACGAACTTGCACTTGGATCACTACGACCTTTTTGTAGGACTCAACAAAGCTATGTCTTGAAGTCTGTGCTTAGCATCATTGCATATATATCTAAGATGGTAGACAAAAAGGCAATGTTTGTTAAAGATACGCACGCTGGTACCGACAAGATGGCCGTCCGATCCGCAGAGTTTCTCGTAGTTCCCAAGAAAGTTTGGGACGAAAGAAGCTAGTGCCGTCTTCTTCTCTTCCTGGGGTGATGTGAAAATAGAAGTGTCAAGTCTTTCCACAAAGTCAGCTTTTCATAAGAACAAATCGTTAGAATAGGATGTTTTGGTTCAAAATTAAAGACTGTCCTTCATCAGTCGTCCCAACTTGTAGATGTGTGACCATCTAAAAGATTGACTGCATGAtcttatacagatacagaatcgaACAACTGTAAAGAGAGGTCAAGGAGGGAACTTCTGCAACACCACGTGTCATTGAAAGCCACGCGAAAAACAGTGGATTCGAATTTTATATGTTTCTTTTGTTCTACACACTACGTCTTTCCAACTACGTCCTGCTTTCACATTAAGCCTATCCTATCTCTTCTCCGCTTATCGGGTCAGCGAGTGAGATGAGGTATATTCTGGTGACCACAACAACTTTGAAATTAATAAACTGGGGTAGTATGGATGGCTAAGTATACAGAGAAAGTGTGAAATAGAAGACCTTCTTGGCCTCATCTCTCTCAAAGTAAACCCCATACATCTTCATGGTAAGATCCTCCATCCCGCTCACAAACATGTCGACTTGTGCCTCCTCCCAGCCGGCGGCGCCGCTCAGACCTGTGAGcacggtacatacaaactacagaacggtacatacaaactacagaacggtacatacaaactacagaacggtacatacaaactacagaacggtacatacaaactacagaacggtacatacaaactacagaacggtacatacaatctacagaacggtacatacaaactacagaacggtacatacaaactgcagaacggtacatacaaactacagaacggtacatacaaactacagaacggtacatacaaactacagaacggtacatacaaactacagaacggtacatacaaactacagaacggcacatacaaactacagaacggtacatacaaactacagaacggtacatacaaactacagaacggtacatacaaactacagaacggtacatacaaactacagaacggtacatacaaactacagaacggtacatacaaactacagaacggtacatacaaactacagaacggtacatacaaactacagagcggtacatacaaactacagaacggtacatacaaactacagaacggtacatacaaactacagaacggtacatacaaactacagaacggtacatacaaactacagatgACCAGAATATCCATGATATTTTCCCTTCATCTGATGTGTTTGCCTCGAGTACTTTGTGCTAGTGCCAACTGCCTTAAATAATGATGATTTCTGGGCAATAGTTTGTACAAATCAGTGATCAATGCCACGACTTTAATAAAACGGAGGTTCAAGTTTTTAGAACCAGCGTATCGAACCAAATTTATATCTTGACGAATTGGTTGAAATGTTACCTGTTTCCTTGGCAGCGTAGCGGAATATGGCCCCGCTCTGACATATCACCTGACCACCCACCTCCAGCATCGGCAGCTGCCCCATCGGAGATGCTAGGCAAAGAACATcatgaaaatacatacataagaaCTGAATTCAATAACAGCTAAATGTGTACCGACGCAACATGTAAAACCCAACCTTCGCTGtgttgaaattggtatttcttGATGGACCAGTCCGAAAACGgtagggaaaaaaattgatagtgGACCGGTTGTTGGACCGATTACAAAATGCACTGCTATTGCATAACGGCGGTCTGTTCACAGTTTTACCACCCCACAGAAGGGCCTGATGTGGACTTTCTGCATTATGAATAAATACATGGAGGTTCAAAATGTCAGAAATGCGACAAAACTAGACGTGAACCAACAACTCACTTTCTTTAAGAAGACGCCATTCTTCCCGCTCAAGCCTGACATCCTCGAACTCTACTCCCGCCGCGGCGAAGATCAGCCTGACCAGCTCGCCGCGTCCGACACTCGCCTTGAAGTACGTGAGCTTGTACTTAGGCGCCATTCTGTGTTGTCGGTGCACGCTGTGGTCGCGACAAAACGCTGTGGAACAAGATGCGGAGACGCCTTCGGTGGATTCACGCACAATGACCAGGTGGCCCCTACTGTCCTCTTTAAACACTTATCAGACGCAAACACGATGTTTGCCGATCGAGGATGACGCGGCCTTTATCGTGGAAGGATGATACCATTCGATATGGAGGGATCGACTTTAGACAAATGACCACTCCACACTTCAAAGTACAATGCCGCACTTTTATGCTGTAAATGTATACACATTTGTATGTCCGGGTGTTAAATGTAAAGCATGTACAGAATTAGGCAAGCGTTTTCGTCTTTTAGGCAGTGTTAAACATGTTCACCTTCGTGTATGTGGACCCCACATTTCTTATGGATTCCTCCCAATCGTGTGCTCCCTGTTGGACATGTAGTCATGTGGACTAGGTAAACTTCGTAAGATCCAGTCAAAGGTTTGGGGGACAATAGTGCAAGCAAACGCTACTATCTATACTGGGTTTGTACAGTGGGCCTCTCCGTGTATGTCTGTTACCAAGGGGCATAGGGGGAGTATGCGATTTTCGTAGACTAAGCCATGTTGTCTGGAGACGTTTGGGATTAGAATTAATTGTGGAATATCTGCCGTCTATATTTATTGAAAAATAAGAAGCATCAAGTATACAGTTTGCCGTATGCAAAAAAATTAATCGTTTATTCGTGCAATCACTTATCATAATTGGTATATgacgaacaacatttatttTGCCTTATGGTACAGAATACAAATCTGCAACCATAATATGCATGGCGTGTCAAAACAGCTCTGTGGACTAGAAAGCTGAGGTGTCCGGACGCTTGGCGATCCTCGCTGCGATTTTGGGATTGGCGTTGACGCTGTCCATGACCTTGGTGAGTTTGGGGTAACATATACCGTAAGTTCCCTGCCTTCCTTATCAGTATGAGCAAGAATCTTTAAGTACTCCTGACGTTTTGCACATGATTGGACCCAAACCCATAGTCGCAAGTCATCTAGACCATAGAGATTAGACATATCCATAGACTCTAACCCACCATAGTCTCTATAAGGCCTTCCTGTGAGCTGGAAAAATAGGTAAAGGAAAGGGGTAAAGAAAAGATACGGTAACTCACGGCGTGAACTCACATAGTCGGTTAAAGTCCATCGCAACTTATTCTCAGACGGGTcagcctttttaccggaatgccctttttacaccggaatgccccggaatgcccataaaggagggtaaattctaccggaatacactatgctttgatgagttagCAttacaggttgctgtattttggcatgaaatgatatatttatggacCGAAAAATAGGTAAATTTATCAAAGAATGTTCAGatctagtagtgtaagtgatagtttaatctcgacatgttgaagtactgtattcatatacttgttatacttgtacgtaggttaatcattttgtatcccattgtttgttgtttgcatgtatagttgtagaagaccttacggaagtcgctgtacttttgttgtgtcaataaagatttccatgTAATCCATGTACAGAATCGAGCAAGCATTTTGCgcctttttttcagtgttaaACATGTTCCCCTCCATGTCTTAGGACCCCGCCTTTCTTATGGCGTCCTTCCAATCGTGTGCTCATGCTGGACACGTAATCATATGGATCGACCAATTACTGTCGTATGTAGATCACCTTTATATAGTTAGTGCCGACGTGCAGCCGCTCCACCCCCTTGTGATTCAGCCCCACTAATTATCAGCTTGTTCACAACAACTAATCAAGCAGgaattgaaaatttaaaaaaaaaacacctctgAATATTTCATAGATGCATGGCATCTTCGATTTATGGTTAAAACAGTGTAGTAGATGGTTACATTCCTCGAAACATGTGATCAGGCAGACTCTTGTTTATCATAACAGCGTTTCTGGGCGCTCCGCGATGTAAGTAGCGACTCCCTTGTTCGCTTTGACGCTTTCCACCACCTTGGCCAGCCTGGGATATTTCTCCAGGGCATCTGGCTGTTTCTTGAGAATATCGTCCATGCCATTAAAGAAGGCCAGGTCAGCGTAGGTCAACTATAAGAAATAAATGGACAAATGAGTCTGTAACAATATCAATATTCCTCGAAACAAGGATCTGTTGAATTGGTTGCATGGGATATTGAAGCCAACGGTAGACATTGACCACAGTATAGTCCTCGCTACCAACGATAATTATCGATTTtgtagaaaacaaaataaatcaccCTATGGCCTACCGCCGATACCATTTGTAGAAAGTCTATGTGAGGCTTCCCatatttcagatttttttttgctgtcaaTGATACTAAACTTAAACAGAATACACTATTTCAAGGTAATGTCCTACCACTTTTAAATATACGAACTTGCACTTGGATCACTACGACCTTTTTGTAGGACTCAACAAAGCTATGTCTTGAAGTCTGTGCTTAGCATCATTGCACATATATCTAAGATGTTATATAAAAAGGTAATGTTTGTTAGAGATACGCACGCTGGTACCGACAAGATGGCCGTCCGATCCGCAGAGTTTCTCGTAGTTCCTAAGAAAGTTTGGGACGAAAGTAGCTAGTGCCGTCTTCTTCTCTTCCTGGGGTGATGTGAAAATAGAATTGTGAAGTCGTTCCACAAACTCAGCTTTTCATAAGAACAAATCGTTAGAATAGGATGTTTTGGTTCAAAATTAAAGACTGTCCTTCATCAGTCGTCCCAACTTGTAGATGCGTGACCATCTAAAAGATTGACTGCATGAtcttatacagatacagaatcgaACAACTGTAAAGAGAGGTCAAGGAGGGAACTTCTGCAACACCACGGGGCAGTGAAAGCCACGCGAAAAACAGTGGATTCGAATTTTATATGTTTCTTTTGTTCTACACACTACGTCTTTCCAACTACGTCCTGCTCTCACATTTAGCCTATCCTATCTCTTCTCCGCTTATCGGGTCAGCGAGCGAGATGAGGTATATTCTGGTGACCACAACAGCTTTGAAATTAATAAACTGAGGTAGTACGGATGGCTAAGTATACTGAGAAAGCAGTGTGAAATAGAAGACCTTCTTGGCCTCATCTCTCTCAAAGTAAACCCCATACATCTTCATGGTAAGATCCTCCATCCCGCTCACAAACATGTCGACTTGTGCCTCCTCCCAGCCGGCGGCGCCGCTCAGACCTGTGAGCAcagtacatacaaactacagaacggtacatacaaactacagaacagtacatacaaactacagaacggtacatgcaaactacagaacggtacatacaaactacagaacggtacatacaaactacagaacggtacatacaaactacagaacggtaatacaaactacagaacggtacatacaaactacagaacggtacatacaaactacagaacggtacatacaaactacagatgACCAGAATATCCATGATATTTTCCCTTCATCTGATGTGTTTGCCTCGAGTACTTTGTGCTAGTGCCAACTGCcttaaatgatgatgatttctGGGCAATAGTTTGTACAAATCAGTGATCAATGCCACGACTTTAATAAAACGGAGGTTCAAGTTTTTAGAACCAGCGTATCGAACCAAATTTATATCTTGACGAATTGGTTGAAATGTTACCTGTTTCCTTGGCAGCGTAGCGGAATATGGCCCCGCTCTGACATATCACCTGACCACCCACCTCCAGCATCGGCAGCTGCCCCATCGGAGATGCTGGGCAAAGAACATCATGAAAATACATATAAGAACTGGATTCAATAACAGCTAAATGTGTACCGACGCAACATGTAAAACCCAACCTTCGTTGtgttgaaattggtatttcttGATGGACCAGTCCGAAAACGgtagggaaaaaaattgatagtgGACCGGTTGTTGGACCGATTACAAAATGCACTGCTATTGCATAACGGTGTTCTGTTTACAGTTTTACCACCCCACAGAAGGGCCTGATGTGGACTTTCTGCATTATGAATAAATACATAGTGGTTCAAAATGTCAGAAATGCGACAAAACTAGACGTGAACCGACAACTCACTTTCTTTAAGAAGACGCCATTCTTCCCGCTCAAGCCTAACATCCTCGAACTCCACTCCCGCAGCGGCGAAGATCAGCCTGACCAGCTCGCCGCGTCCGACACTCGCCTTGAAGTACGTGAACTTGTACTTAGGCGCCATTCTGCGTTGTCGGTGCACGCTGTGGTCGCGACAAAACGCTGTGGAACAAGATGCGGAGACGCCTTCGGTGGATTCACGCACAATGACCAGGTGACCACTGCTGTCCGCCTTAAATACTTGCCGGACGCAAACACGATGTTTGCCGATCGAGGATGACGCGGCCTTTATCGTGGAAGGATGATACCATTCGATATTGAGGGATCGACTTTAGACAAATGACCACTCCACACTTCAAAGTACAATGCCGCACTTTTATGCTGCAAATGTATACACATTTGTATGTCCGGGTGTTAAATGTAAAGCATGTACAGAATTAGGCaagcattttcttattttacGCAGTGTTAAACATGATCACCTTCGTGTACGAGGGCCCCACATTTCTTATGGATTCCTCCCAATCGTGTGCTCCCTGTTGGACATGTAGTCATGTGGACTAGGTAAACTTCGTAAGATCGAGTCCGAAGGTTATTTGGACATGCAAACGCTACTATCTATACTGGGTTTGTACAGTGGGCCTCTCCATGTATCTCTGTAACTAGTAAGGGGCATACGTGGAGTGTACTCGTTCCGTAGGCTAAACTATGTTGCCAGTtggaaaatggagatatggttttgggtgtgtctatgtgtctgtctgtctgtctgtctatctgtttgtgtttccggcccattgtagtcagcataactcaagattctctggatggattattatgatatttggtatgtcgttAAGTGTCGGgatgacaaaggtcaaggtcgattttgggccccctggtatgtgaccttcgtactgcagcagaacttccgttttttgcgtttcggcgccttcgcgccggaacgcaatgtcctggcttttaccttcgatgcatgcatagcgcatgcaggatgcttcgatgcatgctgcaggcatgctgtttggttcaacactgtgtcgcacaccagaagaccttatatggcaatacgttcccaaatccttgtatagccgttgccttatatggcaagggagcacgaaaaggcaggcaggctagatttgcatgacacacaggagggcgaccgcatgtaactgctacaactgttcggaaatattattgcattgtggtttcggactttgatatcctgaaaaatgaccatattacatctattccacaagattgcagaagaaaaaaaatgatttcgtcaagaaaacgaccaaaaatcgacataaatgatagcatatagtgaggttatagcattacgtacagagtgacgggttacgtaccgcagcttagcccatctgtcaacgcgaagcacttcgggcctagaagatccgggttcgtgtccgtgcatggattttttttttctttttagatattgaatatcaaaaatatatattgatattatattaatctatcaatatcatatttatgaatatcatttcttcatttttttcattaataaataaagaagtattttatatttgttatttctaaatattcatttaatatatacaaggcctttgtcttatgaacaggacttcatagattccaaacccggcattcgaatttttctgttcattgtaatggaaaataccgtgcagcggctcctatgcgcggtaagatgattcttgcaaaacactcgccactaaacttctatccccgatgtaaacagaggctcttgatgttgtttgcaaaacagcgatcctttgttacagtaacaaatgctccattgttcagtatcgacttcattcagacaacacggacgtggaaagtggcgccgctcggcacaaaactatgggaattttcatgaattttagcaaaattacccaggaaaataaggaagaaatgttgtaaatgcggaaaccagaataatacggatgaggtagctgttgatttgtttgacatttggtagtcattttagatagaaccttagctgttatgaacttctatttcacttaattaccatagtgctgatgattcaatggtgctttttcaaattttatgttttattgcgtgccatgtacataattacattgatagcttttataatgagcctattgtacattttacaaataagtacaagttgtaggccaagaccagctttttcaaaagcacttaagttaagtgacgtaacttcaaaattgctttccccaatctgcctttctcta
The nucleotide sequence above comes from Branchiostoma lanceolatum isolate klBraLanc5 chromosome 14, klBraLanc5.hap2, whole genome shotgun sequence. Encoded proteins:
- the LOC136448510 gene encoding glutathione S-transferase-like; this translates as MAPKYKFTYFKASVGRGELVRLIFAAAGVEFEDVRLEREEWRLLKETSPMGQLPMLEVGGQVICQSGAIFRYAAKETGLSGAAGWEEAQVDMFVSGMEDLTMKMYGVYFERDEAKKEEKKTALATFVPNFLRNYEKLCGSDGHLVGTSLTYADLAFFNGMDDILKKQPDALEKYPRLAKVVESVKANKGVATYIAERPETLL
- the LOC136448509 gene encoding glutathione S-transferase-like, which produces MAPKYKLTYFKASVGRGELVRLIFAAAGVEFEDVRLEREEWRLLKETSPMGQLPMLEVGGQVICQSGAIFRYAAKETGLSGAAGWEEAQVDMFVSGMEDLTMKMYGVYFERDEAKKEEKKTALASFVPNFLGNYEKLCGSDGHLVGTSLTYADLAFFNGIDDILKKRPDALEKYPKLTKVVEDVKANKGVATYIAERPETLL